One Methylocaldum marinum DNA window includes the following coding sequences:
- the bioB gene encoding biotin synthase BioB, whose protein sequence is MKIAEEFHLDAAAQAYVSYGRLRHDWRLEEVEALFELPFNDLLYRAQTAHRQNFDPNEVQISSLLSIKTGACSEDCAYCPQSARYDTDLKREDVMPLDEVLKAARIAREQGATRFCMGAAWRSPKDRDVERVCEMVEGVKALGLETCVTLGMLTDGQTQRLKASGLDYYNHNLDTSEEFYSKIITTRTYQDRLDTLERVRSAGINVCCGGIVGMGESDRDRAKLLLELANLPKHPESVPINMLVQVEGTPLAGLSKLDPFVFVRTVAVARILMPKSRVRLSAGRTAMSDEIQALCFLAGANSIFYGEKLLTTENPAVDGDRRLFRRLGLRMSGCIDQA, encoded by the coding sequence ATGAAAATAGCAGAAGAATTCCATTTGGATGCAGCCGCCCAAGCGTACGTTTCGTATGGTCGGCTGCGTCACGACTGGCGCCTGGAAGAGGTCGAGGCACTATTCGAATTGCCGTTCAACGATCTCCTTTATCGCGCGCAGACCGCGCACCGGCAAAATTTTGATCCGAATGAGGTTCAGATTAGCAGTCTCTTGAGCATCAAGACCGGCGCGTGCTCGGAAGACTGCGCCTACTGCCCGCAGAGCGCGCGCTACGATACCGATTTGAAGCGCGAGGACGTGATGCCTCTGGACGAGGTGCTGAAAGCGGCGCGCATCGCCAGAGAACAGGGCGCCACCCGCTTTTGCATGGGGGCCGCTTGGCGCAGCCCCAAAGACCGTGATGTCGAACGGGTTTGCGAGATGGTCGAGGGGGTAAAGGCGCTAGGCCTGGAAACCTGTGTGACGCTGGGCATGCTGACCGACGGTCAGACGCAGCGGCTCAAGGCCTCCGGGCTCGATTATTACAATCATAATCTGGATACTTCGGAAGAGTTTTATTCCAAGATCATTACCACCCGTACCTATCAGGATCGTCTCGATACGCTCGAGCGTGTACGCAGTGCCGGTATCAACGTTTGTTGCGGCGGAATCGTCGGTATGGGGGAAAGCGATCGGGACCGCGCGAAGCTGCTCCTGGAGTTGGCGAATCTGCCGAAGCATCCGGAGAGTGTGCCCATCAATATGCTGGTTCAGGTGGAAGGTACCCCCTTGGCGGGGCTCTCCAAACTGGATCCGTTCGTTTTCGTGCGCACCGTCGCCGTGGCCCGCATCCTCATGCCGAAGTCGCGAGTCCGTTTGTCCGCCGGGCGCACGGCCATGAGCGACGAAATCCAGGCCTTGTGTTTTCTCGCCGGGGCCAACTCCATTTTCTATGGCGAAAAGCTTT